A segment of the Lolium perenne isolate Kyuss_39 chromosome 3, Kyuss_2.0, whole genome shotgun sequence genome:
AGTCGCAAAACCAATCTGCAAAATGTTGTGGTGCCTTGTTCATTCTTTGTGGTGTTGTTCTATCCGATTACGCTATTTGATATTCGTTTTTTCCTGTGACAAGATAAAAGATAGAGCTTTATTGATTACTGAATCTAATTTATACAATCTCTCTGAAGAGAGCGAGCCCTTTTCGTGCAAGCTGAGTCTGTATACTGGTATTGCTGAGGAGGGGACCGAATTTGATGTTCCTACGGAAGTACGGAGTTGTATTGTGGAGAAGACTCATCTCATGTTAAACATGATCCTGCAACACTCTTTGAAAACAGCAAGGTGTGAGCCTCCAGCATCTATTCCAAAGCGACATCCACgccttttttttttagataaaggagcatagccccagcctctgtatcaatagatgcacacggcttgcTTTATTCCAAAGCGACATCCACGCCTGGATGTATGGTTATGGTTAAAAAAAAATTGCAGGCCTGAACTTGGggtctttggctcatgggtgcTGGAGCTATGGTGCGTGATGAGCATGGCATATTTCTGCCGAGTTAATGTCTACCTTGAACTTTTTAAAGACCATGCGGTGGGTTTGTACTGATGTCTGCCATGGACGGAAGTTCCGATAGGATCATCCAGGATTAGGACAGCATGGACCTGGGCTCCAAGATCAATTCATCCTCTCATGGTAGAACGACTACTGGAGATTGTGATGTGCTAGAATTCCTCGCCTGTACAAATTATCCATGTTGATTTTTTTAACAGAAATTATCCATGCTGAATAAGTAGAACGCCCGAAGAtcttaaaaaaagaaaaaatgaaaaagatTTTGTTTTGATAATTAAGAGGAAAAGGAAAGTGGTGGGTAGGATTGGGATGGGATGTTAGAAGAACACACTGGGCCATGTGGTTGCTGCCTGGGTGGTACAAAGTACAAACACATCAATCTATAGAGCTTCAGGCCCAATAGCCCGAGCTTGCCGACGTTGTTCGCCGTGGATTCATGTTACGCCGCCGCTGGCCCGCCGGTGACGCCCCTGATTCCCCCCTCCATTTCCTGCCGTGCTCGTCCCCCTGCTGGCGCCGCTGCAGCCTCACCGCGGCCGTCTCCCGACACGGGGGAATCCCCGAGCAATCGTTCCCCTCCAGCCCCGTGGAGCCGCTCGGAAGCAGCGGTGGCTAGGGCGGCGATTGCGGGACCCTGGTAGTGATTGCTTCCCACGGTGCAGCACAAACTCTCGTCAGATATGGCGGAGGTCGGCGACGCGTGCGTGCGGCTGTGGGCGCCCATGAGGGAAAGAGTTGGTGATGTTATCTTTGACGGCCAAGTAAGTTTATGCCTTTAGATTCCACGGTTATTTTGCCTCTGTTTTGTCCACTAGAATTTCTATATGCAAATATATTTTAGATGGATATACACTTTGTGCATCCAGATTCTGAAATTGTAGAGTCTTGAGCCTGAATCGCCTCCCGGTGTCCACAGGGAATTTCTACTATCCTTCAAGGCCTTGGTAGTAATGGTAGCTGCCTGCCTCTGGCATTAGCAACAATGCCTTCTACCGGTAGGAACTTGGAACACAAAACTGACTGGCACCCAAGCTATTCCTTTTCCTGTAGGTGACATATGGACGCTAGGATGTGGTTGATTCTACGGAGGTCATGCATACATTGAATATGTTCTACGATACAATGCCGAATTTTGTTGTGCTTGTTATATCTGAAAGTACTGTAGTACATGCCACCTTAGCGAGTTGCAAATCATTGTATGCATTTTTGGATTCACAAGGGATTACGAGCTCGAAGAGTTTTTAATCGCTGTTGGATTTTTCGAATCCACAAGGCTTATCTCCTCAGATCTGGTACAAGTTGCACTTTGTACATCCATGTTGTGAGCTGAACTTTCACTGGGATGAGAGATCATATGTCAGATTATTGCAAAATAATAATTTTGTGGAAAAATAAGGGATAGAAATGTGGGAGAAATGTCTTACAGTAGTTCACAGAAGCTCTGCTTCGGCGGCATTTCCAGATCATCTAAGCTTCTATCAAACATTTCAAGAACTTTTGTGATAGTGGGGCGATACACAGGTATTACTTGTATGCACCACAAGCCAATTAGGATCATTTTTCTCGCGGTTTCCTCAATTTTGCCTGTGATTTCACATGCTTGTAGTCCATCATCTTGTGCAAAGTGGTCGTAAATCCAATCTGGAAAATACTTTTCGCTGGATTTTTCAACAATTGATTTTACGTTTCTTCTCCCTCCAACCATTTCCAGCAGCATCATTCCATAACTATAAACATCTGACTTTGTTGAAACCACTCCAAAGGTTCGGTAGTGAACTTCCGGAGCGATGAATCCAATTGTTCCTCTAGCACCAGTCATTGAAAGCTTGCTGTCCTTTGTATGACACAGTTTAGCTAGACCAAAATCAGCAATCTTTGGGCTAAAATCCTTGTCAAGAAGGATATTTTGAGGCTTGATATCGAAATGAACAATCCGTATATTACAGCTATGGTGCAAGTATTCTAGGCCACGAGCAATCCCAATTGCTATCACATAGAGCCTCTCCCATCCTAAAATTTCTTTAGGGTTCTCTGAGTAAATGTACTTATCCAAGGAACCGTTGGGCATGTACTCGTATATAAGAGCTCGTTTTGATCCCTCCAAACAAAATCCATGTAAGCTAACAACATTAACATGAGAGGTCCTGCCGATGCTCATTACCTCATTCACAAACTCGTCCCCATTTCCTATGCAGTCATGCAAGAATTTCACAGCAACCTGACGACCGTCATGCAGTCTTCCTTTGAAAACCACACCATAACCACCTCTTCCAAGCTGATCACTTCGAGAAGATGTTATCTTCATTACCACTGAGTACATGTATCTTTTTGGAGCTAGGGATCCATAAGTTACTAGCATAGCCTCGTAATTCCTTTCAGTGCTGCTGCTACTCTTTTTGCAAAGGGAAAGCCGCAGTCTTTTGCCCTTTCTATGCCATATCAGCACATAAATCAATGGAAAGAGCATGCCTGCACATCCTGATATGAAACCTATGATGGAAGCACATGTTATTTCCTTTAAATGAGAATTTATAATATGATTATTTAGATCTCTAGACCATCAATATTTTAAATTTCTCTGTAAATCATGGTTGAGGTACTATTGTCATTTAATGATTTAAATGATAACATGTGAAAGGATTGAAAGTTCTAGCATACCTAGTAGTATTTTCATTGTGACAGTCCTCGTGTTACCTGGAATATGACATAATATTGAGTTTACAAAATCAATACTGTTAAATAATACTATATTGTTTATATTTTTCAAGAAAAAATTAACACGCACCTGTTAGGATCTTCAATAGCACTTTGCTGAAGAAATATATAAAAAGGTATATTGCAATAATGTGAAGAGCACAGACAACTTACCTAGACAGCATATCTGACCTTGTTTAAATACTCGATTGATATAATAATACATCTTTTTACAGTAAAAAAGGTTCCAAGTTATATGCCCACACAATTGTCGAAAAACTGCTCTTCTAGTGTTGACCGGGCTGTGTATGAAGATCTTTATCATGAGCGCATTCTGAGTTCTGAAAATACTGTCATTGCTGAGCGCAGTTGTAGAGGAAAAACGGCTCTTGGTTTTGGGGCTAATGGTGAACTTGATAGCTCATGCGGTTGAAGAAATCCTTTCGGTGGGATAATTGGCATGTCTAGGATCTGGCACTTCCAGGAGTTCTTAAATGGTAGCGACACTCGGGCTGGTGAATGCTTGGAGTCAGAAAGGGTGTTTGATTCTGAGTTCCCCACAAACCATAGGCTTACAGGACGACATTGTCCTGTTTATGTCGCGAGTGCTGAGGCTAGCTGCTATCTGCTAGGACTAGAGatacctggccatgggcagcccggcccggccAAGCCCAACCCGACCATGTCTTAgggctgggcctgggcctgatttTTTGGCCCGATGCTTCGGCCGGGCCTGGGCCGTGATTTTGTGCGATTTATTGAAGTGGCCTGGCCCGAGGCTCGATGGGTTTTCTCTGTGATGGGCCGGGCTTGGGCCAATTTTTCGGCCCGATGGCCAGGCCGGGCCGGGCCAAGATTTTTTGCATCGGGCTTTGGTCAGCCCGGCCCGAGGCCCGGTCTGGCCCGAGAAATGCACATGTATGCTAGAGAGCGAGCAGTTGCATGGCAACTATTGGAATTTCGAAGTGTGCAAACTGGAGTACTGTTTTATGTGGAGTACTCTCATGCACATATGTTGCCAGTTTCAAAGGACATAATTTGTTTTTTCCTTTAAATTTTGGTTTGGGCCGACGAGGAAAAATATCACACTTCTAGCTAGTCCATTTCAAACCTTTGggtttaattatcatatactactAGATGTACAATAGTCTCCTACTTAAATGATGTCATGATTGAAGGGAGCACCGAGAGATGAACTGATACCCGGCGG
Coding sequences within it:
- the LOC127341119 gene encoding LEAF RUST 10 DISEASE-RESISTANCEUS RECEPTOR-LIKE PROTEIN KINASE-like 2.5: MNQNLILYNCTTEAAAARRADRELVETGLRCGNQSDILVGAGGRYNETSDYGSYALEGCDASVMPVLGSSSRVANASDYEKLIRDGFLLTWDDAPPLASNTRTVTMKILLGFISGCAGMLFPLIYVLIWHRKGKRLRLSLCKKSSSSTERNYEAMLVTYGSLAPKRYMYSVVMKITSSRSDQLGRGGYGVVFKGRLHDGRQVAVKFLHDCIGNGDEFVNEVMSIGRTSHVNVVSLHGFCLEGSKRALIYEYMPNGSLDKYIYSENPKEILGWERLYVIAIGIARGLEYLHHSCNIRIVHFDIKPQNILLDKDFSPKIADFGLAKLCHTKDSKLSMTGARGTIGFIAPEVHYRTFGVVSTKSDVYSYGMMLLEMVGGRRNVKSIVEKSSEKYFPDWIYDHFAQDDGLQACEITGKIEETARKMILIGLWCIQVIPVYRPTITKVLEMFDRSLDDLEMPPKQSFCELLESSAHNMDVQSATCTRSEEISLVDSKNPTAIKNSSSS